One genomic region from Kwoniella dejecticola CBS 10117 chromosome 1, complete sequence encodes:
- a CDS encoding ATP-dependent RNA helicase DBP9 has protein sequence MLSSVVQPADALLEHELSFSEPPFSTQLDPRILAALADQKFAHPTLVQAKAIPLLLEGKDVLARARTGSGKTAAYVVPAIQRILEAKANTSPASPEYQTTRVVILVPTKELALQVNTFVKTATKYCEGLIGCVNVASGGSSVQRVLLNDNPDIIISTPTKLLSLLQSKSISLAQLSFLAIDEADLLLSYGFKDDLTRIMDPTSGWIPRLGVQGCLMSATLSEDIEGVKGLVLRNPAILTLSEPATSSSLLTQHYTMTSERDKFLLIYVLLKLKLIRGKSIVFVNDVERGYRVKLFLEQFGVKCCVVNSELPLASRYHVVEEFNRGVYDVVVATDEGAGADAQDPAGTQQEEEAEEEEEADIGEKGGEEQEEEDGQSKNAEAGPSKRPREASPPRNEGKSSKRRKADPTSSLARGIDFTAASSVINFDLPQTATSYMHRVGRTARAGHSGLSLSFVVPKEKWGKDRNVSAKSAQHDEGTWEKIEKRVKKESGSEIKEWDWGNRKSDIEGFRYRMEDALKAVTGKRVQEARREEVRRELLNSEKLKSHFAANPLDLSYLRHDAPLHPARQQTHLKHVPNYLMPKIAALPTGGADVTDGAHIGYSKRGRGGGGFRGRGGGRGGKSGRGKKVDPLKFKG, from the exons ATGTTGTCCAGTGTGGTCCAGCCAGCCGATGCCCTGTTAGA GCATGAactctctttctctgagCCACCTTTCTCAACCCAGCTAGACCCTCGTATCTTAGCAGCTTTAGCAGATCAGAAATTCGCCCATCCTACCTTGGTACAAGCTAAAGCTATCCCGCTTTTGCTCGAGGGCAAAGACGTATTGGCGAGAGCCAGAACTGGAAGTGGAAAGACTGCTGCCTATGTGGTGCCTGCTATACAACGAATCTTGGAAGCGAAAGCA AACACCTCGCCTGCTTCTCCCGAATACCAGACCACACGAGTAGTCATCCTTGTGCCCACCAAAGAGCTGGCTCTGCAGGTGAACACCTTCGTCAAGACAGCCACGAAATACTGCGAGGGCTTGATAGGCTGCGTTAACGTAGCATCAGGTGGATCAAGTGTTCAGCG AGTATTGCTAAATGACAATCCCgatatcatcatctcgacACCCACCAAgcttctctcgcttctgCAAAGCAAGTCAATCTCCTTAGCTCAACTATCGTTCTTGGCTATTGATGAAGCGGATTTGCTGCTCTCGTACGGCTTCAAGGATGATCTTACCAGGATTATGGATCCCACTTCAGGATGGATACCTAGATTAGGTGTGCAAGGGTGTCTCATGTCCGCTACATTGAGTGAGGACATAGAAGGAGTGAAAGGTCTAGTCCTAAGGAATCCT GCGATCCTGACACTTTCCGAACCAGCTACTTCGTCATCGCTTTTGACCCAACATTACACCATGACCTCCGAGCGAGACAAGTTCCTACTCATCTACGTCCTGTTGAAACTGAAACTCATCAGAGGAAAATCGATAGTATTCGTCAACGACGTAGAACGAGGATACCGAGTGAAGCTATTCTTAGAACAATTTGGCGTCAAATGTTGCGTAGTCAACAGTGAATTGCCATTAGCAAGTCGGTATCACGTAGTGGAGGAGTTCAATCGAGGTGTATACGACGTCGTGGTAGCTACGGATGAAGGCGCAGGGGCAGATGCTCAAGATCCCGCCGGAACCcagcaggaggaggaagcagaagaagaggaggaagcagaCATTGGCgagaagggaggagaagaacaagaggaagaggatggacaGAGCAAGAatgccgaagctggaccGTCAAAAAGACCTAGAGAGGCCTCGCCGCCCAGGAACGAGGGCAAATCAAGTAAGAGGCGTAAAGCGGATCCGACATCGTCTTTGGCCAGAGGAATCGACTTCACTGCCGCGTCATCGGTGATCAATTTCGACTTACCGCAGACGGCAACGTCGTATATGCACCGAGTGGGGCGAACGGCAAGAGCAGGTCACTCAGgtttgagtctgagttttGTGGTACCCAAAGAGAAGTGGGGAAAAGATAGGAATGTATCCGCCAAGTCGGCTCAGCATGATGAGGGGACTtgggagaagatcgagaagcgagtgaagaaggagagtggAAGTGAGATCAAGGAGTGGGATTGGGGGAATAGGAAGTCGGATATCGAGGGTTTCAGATACAGAATGGAGGATGCGCTGAAAGCGGTGACGGGTAAGAGGGTGCAAGAAGCTAGACGAGAGGAAGTCAGGAGGGAGTTGCTAAATAgtgagaagttgaag TCTCACTTCGCCGCGAATCCCCTAGATCTCTCATATTTGCGGCATGATGCCCCTTTACATCCCGCAAGACAACAGACCCACTTGAAGCACGTGCCGAATTACCTTATGCCTAAGATAGCAGCCCTGCCTACTGGAGGAGCCGATGTGACGGACGGAGCGCACATCGGATACTCGAAACGCGGAAGGGGAGGTGGAGGGTTTAGGGGTAGAGgcggtggaagaggtggtaAAAGCGGCAGGGGAAAGAAGGTCGATCCCCTCAAGTTCAAGGGATAG